From a region of the Candidatus Polarisedimenticolia bacterium genome:
- a CDS encoding DUF885 domain-containing protein yields the protein MASSVAEFCETVLRSLWRHWPVNATFLGIHDYDGRLGSFHPGALAEKRADLARHLRELERLRATSDPFSPDERLDLQLLAGELRTALRIEEELRLPHRNPGSYLEDATYGVYLLMMRDFAPAEERARSAVSRLNAVPAMLDEARENLSRPEEVPPLWAEMSADLTASAAEFFTQSIPWSRELSPGLHSDFRRASESARRAVEGYERFLAEKIRPAARGDYAVGREMFDFMLREAHGLSDDAASLEAFGREEVRRTLALLQKEAARAPGGSSWQEQVEICKREVPEPGSLLTLYRDEIVRARRFLMEQSLFTFPPGETLQVVETPVFERKTTPFAAYVPPAPFEPKQEGYFWVTPADPGLPPAERALRMQGHVVPGIPITAVHEGYPGHHLQISLANRAATKVRRQIWTPVMVEGWALYCEELMGERGFYLDPRTRLLQLKDYLWRSCRVVIDVGLHTGTFSDQEAVRLLVETAKLDPAGAAGEVKRYTKTPTQPLSYAVGKREILKLREDLSKVEGAAFSLRGFHDRLLQFGSIPIAHIRSRILPAHA from the coding sequence ATGGCCTCTTCGGTCGCCGAATTCTGCGAAACGGTCCTGCGCTCCCTCTGGCGACACTGGCCGGTGAACGCCACGTTCCTGGGCATCCACGACTACGACGGCCGGCTGGGGTCGTTCCATCCCGGCGCTCTCGCCGAAAAACGGGCCGATTTGGCGCGCCACCTCCGCGAGCTGGAGAGGCTGCGGGCAACTTCGGACCCGTTCTCGCCCGATGAGCGCCTGGACTTGCAGCTCCTCGCGGGAGAGCTGCGGACGGCGCTGAGGATTGAGGAGGAGCTGCGCCTCCCGCACCGCAATCCGGGCTCGTATCTCGAGGACGCGACCTACGGCGTCTACCTGCTCATGATGCGCGACTTCGCGCCGGCGGAAGAACGGGCGCGCTCCGCAGTGTCGCGCCTGAATGCGGTGCCTGCGATGTTGGACGAGGCCCGCGAGAATCTCTCGCGTCCCGAGGAAGTGCCGCCGCTGTGGGCCGAGATGTCCGCCGATCTCACCGCCTCCGCCGCCGAGTTCTTCACCCAATCGATCCCGTGGTCCCGGGAGCTCTCCCCGGGACTTCACTCCGATTTCAGGAGGGCCTCGGAATCGGCGCGGCGCGCCGTCGAAGGGTACGAGAGATTCCTCGCCGAGAAGATCCGTCCGGCCGCCCGAGGGGACTACGCCGTCGGGAGGGAGATGTTCGATTTCATGCTCCGCGAGGCGCACGGTCTTTCCGACGATGCGGCCAGCCTGGAGGCCTTCGGTCGCGAGGAAGTGCGGCGGACGCTCGCGCTGCTCCAGAAGGAGGCCGCCCGGGCTCCGGGGGGCTCGAGCTGGCAGGAGCAGGTGGAGATCTGCAAAAGAGAGGTCCCCGAGCCGGGGAGCCTTTTGACCCTCTACCGGGACGAGATCGTTCGGGCCCGCCGTTTTCTCATGGAACAGAGTCTTTTCACCTTTCCTCCAGGGGAGACGCTTCAGGTGGTGGAGACCCCCGTTTTCGAGCGGAAAACGACTCCGTTCGCCGCCTATGTCCCTCCGGCGCCCTTCGAGCCAAAGCAGGAGGGCTACTTCTGGGTCACCCCCGCCGACCCGGGGCTTCCTCCCGCCGAGCGCGCCTTGAGGATGCAAGGGCACGTCGTGCCTGGGATCCCGATCACCGCCGTCCACGAGGGGTATCCCGGGCACCACCTGCAAATCTCGCTCGCCAACCGCGCGGCCACGAAAGTGCGCCGGCAGATCTGGACTCCGGTCATGGTCGAAGGCTGGGCGCTCTATTGCGAGGAGCTAATGGGCGAGCGGGGCTTCTACCTCGATCCCCGCACGAGACTTCTTCAGCTCAAGGATTATCTGTGGAGGTCCTGCCGGGTGGTGATCGACGTCGGGCTCCACACGGGGACGTTCTCGGACCAGGAAGCGGTGCGTCTGCTCGTGGAGACGGCGAAGCTGGATCCCGCCGGGGCGGCGGGGGAAGTGAAGCGCTACACGAAGACTCCCACCCAGCCTTTGTCCTACGCGGTGGGAAAGCGGGAAATCCTCAAGCTTCGGGAGGACCTTAGCAAGGTGGAGGGAGCGGCGTTCTCCTTGCGCGGCTTCCACGATCGCCTTCTGCAGTTCGGCTCCATTCCGATCGCTCACATCCGCAGCCGGATTCTTCCGGCTCACGCGTAA
- the purD gene encoding phosphoribosylamine--glycine ligase, which produces MKILVVGGGGREHALAWKLRQSPQVDDLYAAPGNAGIAALADCVPIDPSSIVELADFAEKLRIDLTVVGPELPLTLGIAEEFQKRDLRIFGASQAAAEIERSKVFAKEFMRRHRIPTAAFSACATSDEALAALAGHGKSGYPVVLKADGLAAGKGVLIAESPSEAEAAIIDIMKRRKFGNAGDRMIIEDFLRGPEVSFFALSDGEHVLPLVTCQDYKRIGDHNRGANTGGMGSFSPSVCVTQPVFEGVVEKVLRPAIRGLAQEGRPYRGVLYAGIILTEQGPQVLEFNARFGDPETQVLLPRLKSDLAPILLAAAEGRLSAANPEWSRDRAVCVVMASEGYPEAHESGKEIQGLERAASVQGVTIFHAGTLREDGKIFTAGGRVLGVASRQASFEAARRSAYAAVESIRFENRYFRNDIGADAVRHEQTAGPAVPAKPGAKGIA; this is translated from the coding sequence GTGAAGATACTCGTCGTGGGAGGAGGCGGCCGGGAGCACGCGCTCGCATGGAAGCTCCGCCAGAGCCCCCAGGTCGACGATCTCTATGCCGCCCCCGGCAACGCCGGGATCGCCGCCCTGGCCGATTGCGTGCCGATCGATCCTTCCAGCATCGTGGAACTGGCCGACTTCGCCGAGAAGCTGCGGATCGATCTGACGGTCGTCGGCCCCGAGCTTCCCCTCACCCTGGGTATCGCGGAGGAATTCCAGAAGCGGGACCTGCGGATTTTCGGGGCTTCCCAGGCCGCGGCGGAGATCGAGCGGAGCAAGGTCTTCGCCAAGGAATTCATGCGCCGGCATCGGATCCCCACGGCCGCATTCAGCGCGTGCGCGACCAGCGACGAGGCCCTCGCCGCGCTGGCCGGGCACGGCAAGTCGGGCTATCCCGTCGTCCTGAAGGCCGACGGGCTGGCGGCCGGGAAGGGGGTGTTGATCGCCGAAAGCCCCTCGGAGGCCGAGGCGGCGATCATCGACATCATGAAGCGCCGGAAGTTCGGCAACGCGGGCGACCGGATGATCATCGAGGATTTCCTGCGCGGCCCGGAAGTCTCTTTCTTCGCCCTCTCCGACGGCGAGCACGTCCTTCCTCTGGTCACCTGCCAGGATTACAAGCGGATCGGCGACCACAACCGGGGCGCCAATACCGGCGGAATGGGCTCGTTCTCCCCTTCCGTGTGCGTGACTCAACCCGTCTTCGAGGGCGTGGTGGAGAAGGTCCTGCGCCCGGCCATCAGGGGGCTCGCGCAGGAGGGGCGTCCCTACCGCGGCGTGCTGTACGCCGGGATCATCCTCACGGAGCAGGGTCCCCAGGTCCTGGAGTTCAATGCCCGCTTCGGCGACCCGGAGACCCAGGTCTTGCTGCCGCGGCTCAAGAGCGATCTCGCTCCGATCCTGCTGGCGGCCGCCGAAGGCCGCTTGAGCGCGGCCAATCCGGAGTGGAGCCGGGACCGGGCCGTGTGCGTGGTGATGGCTTCGGAGGGGTACCCCGAAGCCCACGAAAGCGGCAAGGAGATCCAAGGGCTGGAGCGCGCCGCGTCCGTGCAGGGCGTCACCATCTTTCACGCCGGAACGCTCCGCGAGGATGGAAAGATCTTCACGGCCGGCGGCAGGGTGCTCGGCGTGGCGTCGCGCCAGGCGAGCTTCGAAGCGGCCCGTCGGTCCGCGTACGCTGCCGTGGAGTCGATCCGGTTCGAGAACCGCTACTTCCGCAACGACATCGGCGCCGACGCCGTGCGGCACGAGCAGACGGCGGGACCGGCAGTCCCGGCGAAACCAGGAGCCAAGGGGATCGCATGA
- the purE gene encoding 5-(carboxyamino)imidazole ribonucleotide mutase has translation MSKTRPQVGIVLGSENDLPRITKGVELLKKFGVEIEVELSSAHRAPEKTARYAREAEGRGLKVLIGVAGFANHLAGTLAANSFLPVIGVPLDSSPLNGLDALLSTVQMPSGVPVATVTIGEAGAVNAAVLAVQILATADAELKKALREYREEMTEKVVRRAEEIRNRT, from the coding sequence ATGAGCAAAACCCGACCTCAGGTGGGAATCGTCCTCGGGAGCGAAAACGATCTCCCTCGCATCACGAAGGGCGTGGAGCTGTTGAAGAAATTCGGGGTCGAGATCGAAGTGGAGCTTTCGTCGGCTCATCGGGCTCCGGAAAAAACCGCCCGTTACGCCCGGGAAGCCGAAGGGCGCGGCCTCAAGGTCCTGATCGGGGTCGCCGGCTTCGCGAACCATCTCGCCGGCACGCTCGCGGCGAATTCGTTCCTGCCGGTCATCGGAGTGCCGCTTGACTCCTCCCCTCTCAACGGTCTCGACGCGCTGCTGTCCACGGTCCAGATGCCCTCCGGCGTTCCCGTGGCCACCGTGACCATCGGGGAGGCCGGAGCCGTCAACGCCGCCGTCCTGGCCGTCCAGATTCTGGCCACCGCCGACGCCGAGCTGAAGAAGGCTCTTCGCGAGTACCGGGAAGAGATGACCGAGAAGGTGGTCCGGCGGGCCGAGGAAATCCGGAACCGAACGTGA
- the mtaB gene encoding tRNA (N(6)-L-threonylcarbamoyladenosine(37)-C(2))-methylthiotransferase MtaB has product MSRPSLYHVATLGCKLNQFDSAALESLLLLHGMKRTGDPAQARVVVVNTCTVTSAADSQSRQAIRRLRRQSPDGMLIVTGCYAQRDPGAIAAIPGVDAVVGLRGQRQIPELIRRLAPEALPVACIESAENPLPCFADRTRAFLKIQEGCDLRCSYCVIPFVRGASRSVAPAAVLDQIARLAESGFQEIVFTGVNTGDYGKDLTPPTSLAALLRRACEVPGVGRLRLNSVEPRGVTEDLIEVLAASGKIAPHLQVPLQSGSDPVLARMRRPYRTRDYRKVLEKVRRRIPEAGLGADVIVGFPGETEQDFLETRDFIAASELNYLHVFSFTPRPGTPAAGMPGALPGGVLKQRSAALRDTGQELSRRFRDSFVGKELEVLGLREVLPEGRVRGLSGNFIDVELEAEPELSFNRLLRARVTAAGRSSVTAVPCTSPAWERCR; this is encoded by the coding sequence GTGAGCCGGCCATCGCTCTATCACGTCGCCACGCTGGGCTGCAAGCTCAACCAATTCGACTCCGCCGCCCTCGAGTCGCTTCTCCTTCTCCACGGCATGAAGCGGACCGGCGATCCCGCGCAGGCGCGCGTGGTCGTGGTGAACACCTGCACCGTCACCTCCGCCGCCGACTCCCAGTCCCGGCAGGCGATTCGCAGGCTGCGGCGTCAAAGTCCCGATGGCATGCTGATCGTCACGGGCTGCTACGCGCAGCGGGACCCCGGGGCGATCGCGGCGATCCCAGGGGTCGACGCGGTGGTCGGTCTGCGCGGCCAGCGGCAAATCCCGGAGCTGATCCGGCGGCTCGCCCCGGAAGCGCTGCCGGTGGCCTGCATCGAATCGGCGGAGAACCCGCTTCCCTGTTTCGCCGATCGCACCCGCGCGTTCCTGAAGATCCAGGAGGGGTGCGACCTTCGCTGCTCCTACTGCGTGATACCTTTCGTGCGCGGCGCGAGCCGGAGCGTCGCTCCCGCGGCGGTGCTCGACCAAATCGCCCGTCTGGCGGAGAGCGGCTTCCAGGAAATCGTCTTCACGGGGGTGAACACAGGAGACTACGGTAAAGACCTGACTCCGCCCACCTCGCTCGCCGCCCTGCTTCGCCGCGCCTGCGAAGTGCCGGGAGTCGGAAGGTTGCGGCTCAATTCGGTCGAGCCGCGCGGCGTGACGGAGGACTTGATCGAGGTCCTCGCCGCCTCCGGCAAGATCGCGCCGCATCTCCAGGTCCCACTGCAAAGCGGGTCCGATCCGGTTCTGGCGAGGATGCGCCGCCCCTACCGGACCCGGGACTACCGGAAGGTGCTCGAGAAGGTCCGCAGGCGGATTCCGGAGGCGGGTCTGGGGGCCGACGTGATCGTCGGGTTCCCCGGCGAGACGGAACAGGATTTTCTGGAGACGCGCGATTTCATCGCCGCCTCCGAGCTCAATTACCTGCACGTTTTCAGCTTCACGCCGCGGCCGGGCACTCCCGCAGCGGGCATGCCGGGGGCCCTTCCGGGCGGCGTCCTCAAGCAGAGAAGCGCCGCCCTCCGCGATACCGGACAGGAGCTGTCGCGCCGGTTCCGCGACTCGTTCGTCGGCAAGGAGCTGGAAGTCCTGGGCCTGCGGGAGGTTCTCCCGGAGGGTCGCGTCCGGGGGCTCTCGGGCAACTTCATCGACGTCGAGCTTGAGGCCGAGCCGGAGCTCTCCTTCAACCGCCTCCTCCGGGCCCGGGTCACCGCGGCGGGACGCAGCTCCGTCACGGCGGTTCCTTGCACTTCGCCCGCCTGGGAGAGATGCCGTTGA
- a CDS encoding tetratricopeptide repeat protein: protein MSKIPSRRRIDAERRRLDQQLLAHLDAGEIKEAIRLEPRYRELSRRAGAPELLGYFLLDLGDVHYDKETYPEALKYYLAGLSELGADPLEQGVASLQVAFCYSFQHRYEEALKWLDRCLENRAFYQNGRAAGFSERARIEVERHQRYPESVHHYLCALELYDPRKPYYSAEGHQATLYGLAATFDEARMPAHARTYYQKVVKFGHPEFGYVKEARSGLEHLEKTPDPLP, encoded by the coding sequence TTGAGCAAGATTCCTTCCCGCCGCCGGATCGACGCGGAGCGGCGCCGCCTGGACCAGCAGCTCCTCGCCCATCTCGACGCGGGGGAGATCAAGGAGGCGATCCGCCTGGAGCCCCGTTATCGGGAACTCTCCCGGCGCGCCGGAGCGCCGGAGCTCCTCGGTTACTTTCTCCTGGATCTCGGTGACGTCCATTACGACAAGGAGACCTATCCCGAGGCCTTGAAATACTATCTGGCGGGGTTGAGCGAGCTCGGCGCCGATCCCCTCGAGCAGGGAGTCGCCTCGCTTCAGGTGGCCTTCTGCTACTCCTTCCAGCATCGTTACGAGGAAGCCCTGAAGTGGCTGGACCGCTGCTTGGAGAACCGGGCCTTCTATCAGAACGGCCGGGCCGCGGGCTTTTCCGAGCGGGCCCGCATCGAGGTGGAGCGCCATCAGCGCTACCCCGAATCGGTCCATCACTATCTCTGCGCGCTGGAGCTGTACGATCCACGGAAGCCGTATTACAGCGCCGAAGGACATCAGGCGACTCTCTACGGCCTGGCCGCCACGTTCGACGAGGCGCGGATGCCGGCCCACGCGCGGACCTACTATCAGAAAGTGGTCAAATTCGGACACCCGGAGTTCGGCTACGTGAAAGAGGCTCGGAGCGGCCTGGAGCATCTCGAAAAGACGCCTGATCCCCTTCCCTGA
- a CDS encoding HU family DNA-binding protein: MTRTDLIEAIAKECGCEKKAAKTFLEGFTSIVEKTMKKGGEVPLAGLGKFKVVKRKARMGRNPATGQAIKIPAKTVAKFSVAKNLKDLVKKS, from the coding sequence ATGACCCGGACCGATCTGATCGAGGCGATTGCCAAGGAATGCGGCTGCGAGAAGAAGGCGGCGAAGACCTTCCTGGAAGGATTCACCTCCATCGTCGAGAAGACGATGAAGAAGGGCGGGGAGGTTCCGCTCGCCGGTCTCGGGAAGTTCAAGGTCGTGAAGCGTAAGGCCCGCATGGGGCGCAACCCCGCCACCGGTCAGGCCATCAAGATCCCCGCCAAGACGGTCGCCAAGTTCAGCGTCGCGAAGAATCTGAAGGATCTGGTGAAGAAGAGCTAG
- a CDS encoding DEAD/DEAH box helicase: protein MIEFVRALQASPDFGPDLVEARSFPASPGRYAAPSPALDAPLAAALARQGIRQLYSHQAEAIDRVRSGQNVVVVTPTASGKSLIYILPTFERVAREPGARALYVFPYKALEQDQLKAVRAFGEDLGGGRSIRAEIYDGDTPPSKRKAIKADPPDILITNPDMLHLGLLAYHEDWREFFSRLRIVVLDELHVYKGIFGSHFHHILVRLRRIAEHHGAAPRFVACSATIANPGELGQSLTGLPFALVDRNGAPRSAKHILFINPSASPYSAAVKLLSRSLREGFRTIAFTKARKITELIHSWIVQQEPHLRGQISSYRAGYLPEERRAIERKLLTGEVRGVVSTSALELGVDIGGLDVCILVGYPGSIVSSWQRIGRVGREARESLTCLVGMPDALDQYFMREPGEFFARGFEKVVFDPGNRVIASDHLVCAGAEIPLTRERDAPRYAPGAFGAVQELERQGGLVRDADSERWYSFRRRPQRGVNLRGIGNTYTILRAEERDRAARVIGTVDAVRAFHECHQGAIYLHLGQQYLVRALDVENRKVKAEPVDSDYYTEVKAEKQTEILETMACRKLGPAQVKLGRLKVTEQILGYEKRRLSGRDRLSSHPLTLPPILFETVGLWAELPEALRGMVVARQGHFMGGIHAVEHAAISLFPLLAICDRSDVGGISYPLHPQIGRAAVFIYDGYPGGVGLAAKGYESLEDLLERTARLIDGCRCESGCPSCIHSPKCGNGNQPLDKRSASLILGVLVGGIPLEAEAAAEETTPEVPSPKAGGAPPPRFGPESKILYFDLETLRSAEEVGGWAQVARMGMSIGVVFDEGRQEYRVYREQEIERLLLDLVTADQVVGFNIDRFDLPVLSGYTPWDLGRIRTFDLLAYIHAKLGFRLRLDALAGATLGARKLAEGLQSLAWVKEGRFDLIETYCRKDVEVTRDLHRFGMENQFLLYHDREGRRVRLPVEWS, encoded by the coding sequence ATGATCGAATTCGTTCGTGCCCTCCAAGCTTCCCCCGATTTCGGCCCCGATCTGGTGGAAGCGCGGTCCTTTCCCGCCTCGCCCGGCCGATATGCGGCGCCGTCCCCGGCGCTCGACGCGCCGCTCGCGGCGGCCCTGGCCCGCCAGGGAATCCGGCAGCTCTACTCCCACCAGGCCGAGGCGATCGACCGGGTCCGGAGCGGACAGAACGTCGTGGTGGTGACGCCGACCGCGTCGGGCAAGAGTCTCATCTACATCCTTCCGACGTTCGAGAGGGTCGCCCGCGAGCCGGGGGCCCGGGCCTTGTACGTCTTCCCCTACAAGGCGCTGGAGCAGGATCAGCTCAAGGCCGTCCGGGCCTTCGGGGAGGATCTCGGAGGAGGCCGGTCGATACGCGCGGAGATCTACGACGGCGACACCCCCCCCTCGAAGCGCAAGGCGATCAAGGCCGACCCGCCCGACATTCTGATCACGAATCCCGACATGCTCCACCTCGGACTGCTCGCCTACCATGAGGACTGGCGGGAGTTCTTTTCACGGCTGCGGATCGTCGTCCTGGATGAGCTGCACGTCTACAAGGGGATCTTCGGAAGCCACTTCCACCACATTCTCGTGCGCCTGCGCCGGATCGCGGAGCACCATGGCGCGGCGCCCCGCTTCGTGGCCTGCTCGGCCACGATCGCCAATCCTGGAGAGCTGGGACAAAGCCTGACCGGACTCCCGTTCGCCCTGGTGGACCGCAACGGCGCCCCCCGCTCGGCGAAGCACATCCTGTTCATCAATCCCTCCGCGAGCCCTTACAGCGCGGCCGTGAAGCTCTTGTCGCGATCCCTTCGGGAGGGGTTCAGGACGATCGCCTTCACCAAGGCCCGGAAGATCACCGAGCTGATCCATTCCTGGATCGTGCAGCAGGAGCCGCACCTGCGCGGCCAGATTTCCTCCTATCGCGCCGGATATCTGCCGGAAGAGAGACGGGCGATCGAGCGGAAGCTCCTGACCGGCGAGGTGCGGGGGGTCGTTTCCACCAGCGCCCTGGAGCTCGGCGTCGACATCGGCGGGCTGGACGTCTGCATCCTCGTGGGATATCCCGGGTCGATCGTGTCGTCCTGGCAGCGAATCGGCAGGGTCGGCCGGGAGGCGCGGGAATCCCTCACGTGCCTGGTGGGAATGCCGGACGCCCTGGACCAGTATTTCATGCGTGAGCCCGGGGAGTTCTTCGCGCGCGGCTTCGAGAAAGTCGTCTTCGACCCCGGGAACCGCGTGATCGCCTCCGATCATCTCGTGTGCGCCGGCGCCGAGATTCCCCTCACCCGCGAGCGCGACGCGCCGCGCTACGCGCCGGGCGCGTTCGGGGCGGTGCAGGAGCTGGAGCGCCAAGGGGGGCTGGTCCGTGACGCCGATTCCGAGCGATGGTATTCCTTTCGGCGCCGGCCCCAGCGCGGCGTGAACCTGAGAGGAATCGGCAACACCTACACCATCCTGCGAGCGGAGGAAAGGGACCGCGCGGCCCGGGTGATCGGGACGGTGGACGCCGTGCGGGCGTTCCACGAATGCCACCAAGGGGCCATCTACCTCCACTTGGGCCAGCAATACCTGGTGCGCGCGCTGGACGTCGAGAATCGAAAAGTGAAGGCCGAACCGGTGGACTCCGACTATTACACGGAGGTCAAGGCCGAGAAGCAGACCGAGATTCTCGAGACGATGGCCTGCCGGAAGCTCGGCCCGGCCCAAGTGAAGCTCGGAAGGCTGAAGGTCACCGAGCAGATTCTCGGTTACGAGAAGCGGCGGCTCAGCGGCCGGGATCGTCTCTCCTCGCATCCGTTGACGCTTCCGCCGATCCTGTTCGAGACCGTAGGCCTTTGGGCGGAGCTTCCCGAGGCGCTGCGCGGCATGGTGGTGGCCCGGCAAGGGCACTTCATGGGAGGAATCCACGCCGTCGAGCACGCCGCGATCTCGCTGTTTCCGCTGCTGGCCATCTGCGATCGCTCCGACGTGGGGGGAATCTCCTATCCGCTCCATCCCCAAATCGGGCGCGCCGCCGTGTTCATCTACGACGGCTACCCGGGAGGCGTGGGCCTGGCCGCCAAGGGATATGAATCGCTCGAAGACCTTCTGGAACGCACGGCAAGGCTGATCGACGGCTGCCGCTGCGAGAGCGGGTGCCCCTCCTGCATTCACTCTCCGAAATGCGGCAACGGCAACCAGCCGCTGGACAAACGTTCCGCGTCGCTCATTCTCGGCGTGCTCGTCGGCGGAATCCCTCTCGAGGCGGAGGCCGCGGCGGAGGAGACGACGCCGGAGGTCCCTTCTCCGAAGGCCGGCGGGGCGCCGCCGCCGCGGTTCGGTCCAGAGTCGAAGATTCTCTATTTCGATCTGGAGACCCTGCGCAGTGCCGAAGAGGTGGGCGGGTGGGCGCAGGTCGCCCGGATGGGGATGTCGATCGGCGTGGTCTTCGACGAAGGGCGGCAGGAATACCGCGTCTACCGGGAGCAGGAGATCGAGCGGCTCTTGCTGGATCTCGTGACGGCCGATCAAGTGGTGGGCTTCAACATCGACCGTTTCGATCTCCCGGTGCTCTCCGGGTATACCCCCTGGGATCTGGGCAGGATCCGGACGTTCGACCTCCTGGCGTACATCCACGCGAAGCTCGGATTCCGGCTGCGCCTCGATGCCCTCGCCGGGGCGACCCTGGGCGCGCGGAAACTGGCCGAGGGTCTGCAGTCCCTTGCCTGGGTGAAGGAAGGACGATTTGATCTCATCGAGACCTATTGCCGGAAGGACGTGGAGGTGACCCGCGACCTCCACCGGTTCGGGATGGAGAACCAGTTTCTCCTCTACCACGATCGGGAAGGAAGGAGAGTCCGGCTGCCCGTGGAGTGGAGCTGA
- a CDS encoding 3-hydroxybutyryl-CoA dehydrogenase, translating to MEIRTIGVVGGGTMGHGIAQVAAQAGHAVLMAERAPELVQRALEAIGKSLQRGVEKGTIAAADKAATLSRISGVMDLERLSAADFVVEAVNEDLELKRRIFAELDRFCRPGVILASNTSSISITRIASATGRPADVIGMHFMNPVPIMKLVEVIRGHATADPTWEAVRALSEKWGKVPVEVHDYPGFISNRVLMPMINEAIYALWEGVATREAIDTVMKLGMNHPMGPLALADFIGLDTCLSILEILREGFGDPKYRPCPLLKKMVEAGSLGRKSGRGFYDYQRA from the coding sequence ATGGAGATCCGAACGATCGGCGTGGTGGGGGGCGGCACGATGGGACACGGGATCGCCCAGGTGGCCGCCCAGGCGGGCCATGCGGTCCTGATGGCGGAGCGCGCTCCCGAGCTGGTTCAACGGGCGCTCGAGGCCATCGGAAAAAGCCTGCAGCGAGGCGTGGAGAAAGGCACGATCGCCGCGGCCGACAAGGCCGCGACCCTGTCGCGCATCTCCGGCGTCATGGATCTGGAGAGGCTCTCCGCGGCCGACTTCGTGGTGGAAGCCGTGAACGAAGATCTCGAGCTGAAGCGCAGGATCTTCGCCGAGCTGGACCGGTTCTGCCGCCCGGGCGTCATCCTGGCTTCCAACACCTCCTCCATTTCCATCACCCGGATCGCGTCGGCGACCGGCCGCCCCGCCGACGTCATCGGGATGCATTTCATGAATCCCGTCCCGATCATGAAGCTCGTCGAAGTGATCCGGGGCCACGCCACCGCCGACCCGACGTGGGAGGCGGTCCGCGCGCTGTCGGAGAAATGGGGAAAGGTGCCGGTGGAGGTGCACGATTATCCGGGATTCATTTCGAACCGGGTCTTGATGCCGATGATCAACGAGGCGATCTACGCCCTCTGGGAAGGCGTCGCCACGCGGGAAGCGATCGACACCGTGATGAAGCTGGGGATGAATCATCCCATGGGACCGCTTGCCCTGGCCGACTTCATCGGTCTCGACACCTGTCTTTCCATCCTCGAGATCCTGCGCGAAGGATTCGGAGATCCCAAATACCGTCCCTGTCCGCTCCTGAAGAAGATGGTGGAGGCCGGCAGCCTGGGAAGGAAATCGGGACGGGGGTTCTACGACTACCAGCGAGCCTAG